A section of the Nitrospiria bacterium genome encodes:
- a CDS encoding FAD-binding oxidoreductase: MKATTTQGREIDLKKETFDALKTRIRGPLFLPGDAGYEESRTVWNAMIDRRPAAVARCLGGADVIACVQFAREHDLLLCVKGGGHNIAGLAAADGALMLDLSLMRGVWVDSQRKVAHAQGGCLLGDVDRETQLHGLAAVLGFVSLTGVAGLTLGGGFGYLTRRWGWTSDSVVGMNVVTADARPVRASGDENADLFWGLRGGGGNFGVVTGIDYALFPVGPEVVGGVVAWPASEAPKVLELYRTLAETAPPELTIVALMRPAPPAPWLPQEMHGKPIAALLACHSGRPEEGERAVAPIKAFGRPVGDVLVRRPYAQMQSLLDGTQPKGRRYYWKSEYLPRIEPALCEKVIAHAARIRSPHSAVILFQIGGALNQLREEHSPVGNRDARFVLNVAGSWEQAGEDTANVQWARDAWNDMKAFSTGGTYVNFLTEDEGPERIQAALGKGLDRLAKVKAKWDPKNVFRTNRNIKPA, translated from the coding sequence ATGAAGGCGACGACAACCCAGGGCCGCGAGATCGACCTGAAGAAGGAAACCTTCGACGCTTTGAAGACGCGGATCCGGGGGCCGCTCTTCCTTCCCGGCGACGCCGGCTATGAGGAGTCCCGGACCGTCTGGAACGCCATGATCGATCGAAGGCCCGCCGCCGTCGCGCGCTGCCTCGGCGGCGCCGACGTGATCGCGTGCGTGCAGTTCGCGCGCGAACACGACCTCCTGCTCTGCGTCAAGGGCGGAGGACACAACATCGCGGGCCTGGCCGCGGCCGACGGCGCGCTGATGCTCGACCTCTCGCTCATGCGCGGCGTATGGGTGGACTCCCAGAGAAAGGTCGCCCACGCGCAGGGCGGTTGCCTGCTCGGGGACGTGGATCGCGAAACGCAGCTGCACGGGCTCGCGGCCGTCCTCGGTTTCGTCTCGCTCACCGGCGTCGCGGGACTCACCCTGGGCGGCGGCTTCGGCTACCTGACGCGGCGTTGGGGCTGGACGTCGGACAGCGTCGTTGGGATGAACGTCGTGACCGCCGACGCACGACCGGTGCGGGCGAGCGGCGATGAGAACGCGGACCTCTTCTGGGGGCTGCGCGGCGGCGGCGGAAACTTCGGCGTTGTGACCGGCATCGATTACGCGCTGTTTCCCGTCGGTCCCGAGGTCGTCGGAGGCGTCGTGGCCTGGCCCGCGAGCGAGGCGCCGAAGGTGCTCGAGCTGTACCGGACGCTCGCCGAGACCGCCCCGCCCGAGCTCACGATCGTCGCGCTCATGCGCCCGGCGCCCCCCGCGCCCTGGCTCCCACAGGAGATGCACGGGAAGCCGATCGCCGCCTTGCTGGCCTGCCACAGCGGGAGACCCGAGGAGGGCGAGAGGGCCGTTGCCCCCATCAAGGCCTTCGGCAGGCCCGTCGGCGATGTGCTCGTGCGCCGGCCCTACGCGCAGATGCAGTCGCTGCTCGACGGCACTCAGCCGAAGGGCCGGCGCTACTACTGGAAGAGCGAGTACCTCCCGCGGATCGAGCCCGCCCTTTGCGAGAAGGTGATTGCGCATGCCGCACGGATCCGCTCGCCTCACTCCGCCGTGATCCTGTTCCAAATCGGAGGCGCTCTGAACCAACTGAGGGAGGAGCACTCCCCCGTCGGCAACCGCGACGCCCGTTTCGTGCTCAACGTGGCGGGTTCGTGGGAGCAGGCGGGTGAAGACACGGCGAACGTCCAATGGGCACGCGACGCGTGGAACGATATGAAAGCGTTCTCCACCGGCGGCACGTACGTCAACTTCCTGACGGAGGACGAAGGCCCCGAACGTATCCAGGCGGCGCTCGGCAAGGGACTCGATCGGCTCGCCAAGGTGAAGGCGAAATGGGATCCGAAGAACGTGTTTCGCACGAACCGGAACATCAAGCCGGCCTGA
- a CDS encoding MoaD/ThiS family protein, which yields MIRVALPYHLRTLARVGAEVSLDIEGPVTQRAILDALETRYPMLAGTIRDHVTRRRRPFLRFFACGEDLSFESPDSPLPDTVASGEEPFLIVGAIAGG from the coding sequence GTGATTCGAGTGGCGCTCCCGTATCATTTGCGGACCTTGGCCCGGGTTGGGGCCGAGGTGAGCCTGGACATCGAAGGACCCGTCACGCAACGCGCGATCCTCGACGCGCTCGAGACCCGCTATCCGATGCTCGCCGGGACCATCCGCGACCACGTCACGCGGCGGCGCCGGCCCTTCCTGCGCTTCTTCGCCTGCGGCGAGGATCTCTCCTTCGAGTCGCCGGACAGCCCCTTGCCCGATACGGTGGCGTCGGGTGAGGAACCGTTTTTAATCGTCGGAGCCATTGCCGGCGGATAG
- a CDS encoding exo-alpha-sialidase has protein sequence MSKVRVLAGTRKGAFILTSDGKREKWSVDGPHFGGWEIYHVKGSPVDPNRLYASQTSAWFGQIIQRSDDGGRTWFQPGTKPGEPTRTPEGMPMGESNKFVYDTSPGTGRPLTTHQWYDGSQHPWEFKRVWHIEPSLTDPDTVYAGVEDAALFRTTDGGKTWRELAGLRGHGTGPQWSPGAGGMGLHTILLDERNRDRMYVAISAAGVFRSDDAGKAWRPVNRGLVSQYIPDPNAEVGHCVHHVAMHRSRPEVLFMQKHWDVTRSDNGGESWREISGNLPTDFGFVIDVHAHEPETVYVVPIKSDSEHYPPEGKLRVYRSRAGGNEWEALTKGLPQRDCYVNVLRDAMAVDSLDPCGVYFGTTGGQVYASADAGDSWAPIVRDLPGVLSVEVQVLK, from the coding sequence ATGAGTAAGGTGCGGGTTCTGGCCGGCACGCGCAAGGGCGCGTTCATCCTGACATCGGACGGCAAGCGCGAAAAGTGGAGTGTCGACGGCCCCCACTTCGGGGGCTGGGAGATTTATCATGTCAAAGGTTCGCCCGTCGACCCGAACCGCTTGTACGCGTCGCAGACCAGCGCCTGGTTCGGACAGATCATTCAGCGTTCGGACGACGGCGGCCGGACCTGGTTCCAACCCGGCACAAAACCGGGCGAGCCGACCCGGACCCCGGAAGGCATGCCCATGGGCGAGAGCAATAAGTTCGTCTACGACACCTCCCCCGGGACCGGCAGGCCCCTCACCACACACCAGTGGTACGACGGCAGCCAGCACCCGTGGGAGTTCAAGCGCGTCTGGCATATCGAGCCGTCGCTGACGGACCCGGACACCGTCTACGCCGGCGTCGAAGACGCGGCGCTCTTCCGCACGACCGACGGCGGAAAAACCTGGCGCGAGCTCGCGGGCTTGCGCGGCCACGGCACGGGACCCCAATGGTCGCCCGGCGCCGGAGGCATGGGCCTGCACACGATCCTTCTCGATGAGAGAAATCGCGATCGAATGTACGTCGCCATCTCGGCGGCGGGGGTGTTCCGAAGCGACGACGCCGGCAAGGCGTGGCGGCCGGTCAATCGCGGACTGGTCTCCCAATACATTCCCGACCCGAACGCCGAGGTGGGCCACTGCGTCCACCACGTTGCGATGCACCGCTCGCGTCCGGAGGTGCTGTTCATGCAGAAGCACTGGGACGTCACGCGCAGCGACAACGGCGGCGAATCATGGCGGGAGATCAGCGGAAACCTGCCGACCGATTTCGGCTTCGTGATCGATGTCCACGCGCACGAGCCGGAAACGGTTTACGTCGTTCCGATCAAGAGCGACTCGGAGCACTACCCGCCCGAGGGAAAGCTCCGCGTCTACCGCAGCCGCGCGGGCGGGAACGAGTGGGAGGCGCTGACGAAGGGCCTCCCGCAGCGCGACTGCTACGTCAACGTGCTGCGCGACGCGATGGCGGTCGACTCGCTCGACCCCTGCGGCGTCTATTTCGGCACCACCGGCGGGCAGGTGTACGCGTCGGCCGACGCGGGCGACAGCTGGGCGCCCATCGTCCGGGATCTTCCCGGAGTGCTGTCGGTGGAGGTTCAGGTCCTCAAGTGA
- the ispH gene encoding 4-hydroxy-3-methylbut-2-enyl diphosphate reductase codes for MKILLAKPRGFCAGVDRAIEIVETALKLYGPPVYVRHEIVHNRHVVETLRTKGAVFVEELDEVPDGVPVIFSAHGVPKSVWTDARQRKLKAIDATCPLVLKVHQEVDRDHRQGYELILIGHAGHPEVIGTLGQIPDPPAARLPDGQGRAGKFHLVSSVKDVNNLTVDDPEHLSYVTQTTLSIDECKDIVEALHRRFPKIKGPRQEDICYATQNRQNAVKELAQTVDLFLVLGAPNSSNSNRLRELSEQRGVRAYLIESFRDIQRSWLDGVETVGITAGASAPELLVKEVVDFLKTQGADELEEVAVVDENVEFQLPKELLQVRPR; via the coding sequence ATGAAGATTCTGCTGGCCAAGCCCAGAGGGTTCTGCGCCGGGGTGGACCGGGCGATCGAGATCGTCGAGACGGCCCTGAAGCTTTACGGCCCGCCCGTTTACGTCCGGCACGAGATCGTCCACAACCGCCACGTCGTCGAAACGCTCCGGACCAAAGGCGCCGTATTCGTCGAAGAGCTGGACGAGGTTCCGGACGGCGTGCCGGTGATCTTCAGCGCGCACGGCGTGCCCAAGTCGGTCTGGACCGACGCGCGGCAAAGGAAGCTCAAGGCGATCGACGCCACCTGTCCCCTCGTGCTCAAAGTCCATCAGGAGGTCGACCGGGACCACCGGCAGGGCTACGAGCTGATTCTCATCGGCCATGCCGGCCATCCCGAGGTGATCGGGACCTTGGGCCAGATCCCGGACCCGCCTGCCGCCCGCCTTCCGGACGGGCAGGGCCGGGCAGGCAAGTTCCATCTCGTCAGCTCGGTCAAGGACGTGAACAATCTGACGGTGGACGATCCCGAACATCTGTCCTACGTCACCCAGACCACGCTGAGCATCGACGAGTGCAAGGACATCGTGGAGGCGCTGCACCGGCGTTTCCCGAAGATCAAGGGCCCGCGCCAGGAAGACATCTGCTACGCCACGCAGAACCGGCAGAACGCGGTTAAGGAGCTCGCCCAAACCGTCGACCTCTTTTTGGTGCTGGGCGCGCCCAACAGCTCCAATTCAAACCGCTTGAGAGAGTTGAGCGAGCAGCGCGGCGTCCGCGCCTATCTGATCGAATCGTTCAGGGACATCCAACGGTCCTGGCTGGACGGGGTCGAAACGGTCGGGATCACGGCCGGGGCCTCGGCCCCGGAATTGTTGGTCAAAGAAGTGGTGGACTTCCTCAAGACGCAGGGCGCCGACGAGCTGGAAGAGGTGGCCGTCGTGGACGAGAACGTGGAATTCCAACTTCCGAAGGAGTTACTGCAGGTCCGTCCCCGTTAG
- a CDS encoding VOC family protein, giving the protein MTQKKEPQTTLRGLRHLALRVTDMAKARHFYQGLLGMTVVWEPDAENVYLSSGCDNLALHVMPKEEAVSFDPSRGQALDHFGFIVESPDAAEGYERRMREAGVRIVKPFKRHRDGSSSFYMADPDGNVIQILYEPHASPLKLQKSDRS; this is encoded by the coding sequence GTGACTCAAAAGAAAGAGCCCCAGACAACGCTGCGCGGCCTTCGCCATCTGGCGCTGCGCGTGACCGACATGGCGAAGGCCCGCCATTTTTATCAAGGCCTTCTGGGCATGACGGTGGTGTGGGAGCCGGATGCGGAGAATGTTTACCTGAGCAGCGGCTGCGATAATCTGGCGCTTCATGTCATGCCGAAAGAGGAAGCGGTTTCGTTTGATCCGTCCAGAGGCCAGGCGCTGGATCATTTCGGCTTCATCGTGGAGAGTCCCGATGCAGCGGAGGGATACGAGCGGCGGATGCGGGAAGCCGGCGTGCGGATCGTCAAACCGTTCAAACGGCACCGCGACGGGAGCAGCTCGTTCTATATGGCGGACCCGGACGGCAACGTCATCCAGATCCTGTATGAGCCGCACGCCAGTCCTTTGAAATTACAAAAATCGGATCGCTCTTGA
- a CDS encoding Hsp20/alpha crystallin family protein: protein MLPTKREGERVVAVWEPFRDLRNMHDEMDRLFSSFWPNGGRELTPAAEWMPAADLYEDKEQIVVKLELPGVRKEDVSISLTEDTLTIKGERKTEKEERRENYFRIEGKYGSFLRMIELPRPVKADAIKAEYKDGILKIVLPKAEDSRTREIKIDVK, encoded by the coding sequence ATGTTACCGACAAAAAGAGAAGGCGAGAGAGTGGTGGCTGTCTGGGAACCGTTTCGCGATCTTCGCAACATGCATGATGAGATGGACCGGCTGTTTTCCTCGTTCTGGCCGAACGGCGGTCGTGAGTTGACCCCTGCGGCGGAGTGGATGCCGGCGGCGGATTTGTATGAGGACAAGGAGCAGATCGTGGTGAAGCTGGAACTGCCCGGCGTCCGCAAGGAAGACGTCTCCATTTCACTCACGGAAGACACCTTGACGATCAAGGGCGAGCGCAAGACGGAGAAGGAGGAACGCCGGGAGAATTATTTCCGGATCGAAGGCAAATACGGCAGTTTCCTTCGGATGATCGAGCTCCCGCGGCCGGTCAAGGCCGACGCCATCAAGGCCGAGTACAAGGACGGCATCCTGAAAATCGTGCTGCCGAAGGCGGAAGATTCCAGAACCCGTGAAATCAAGATCGACGTGAAATAA